One Sanguibacter sp. HDW7 DNA window includes the following coding sequences:
- the ruvA gene encoding Holliday junction branch migration protein RuvA yields the protein MIASVRGEVLAVGIDRAVVETGGVGLSVLATPSTLALLRVGEHARLHTTLVVREDSFTLYGFADVDERETFDTVQTVSGIGPRTALAMLAVLSPDALRGAVADGNLTTLMKVPGIGRKGAQRLVLELGDKLGPVRGGAAAEAAVAVVDHRVKVVEALEGLGWTARTAEDAVSDVLTARGHAADEPLAEGDVPDVLRASLRMLGGRRG from the coding sequence GTGATCGCCTCGGTACGTGGTGAGGTGCTCGCGGTCGGGATCGACCGCGCCGTCGTCGAGACGGGAGGCGTCGGGCTCTCCGTGCTCGCGACGCCGTCGACTCTCGCGCTGCTGCGTGTGGGGGAGCACGCGCGCCTCCACACGACGCTCGTCGTGCGCGAGGACTCCTTCACGCTCTACGGCTTCGCCGACGTCGACGAGCGCGAGACCTTCGACACCGTGCAGACGGTCTCGGGCATCGGCCCGCGGACCGCCCTCGCTATGCTTGCGGTGCTCTCGCCCGACGCCCTGCGGGGCGCGGTCGCCGACGGCAACCTCACGACGCTCATGAAGGTCCCCGGCATCGGCCGCAAGGGTGCTCAGCGGCTCGTGCTCGAGCTCGGCGACAAGCTCGGACCCGTGCGCGGCGGCGCGGCGGCAGAGGCTGCCGTGGCGGTCGTCGACCACCGCGTCAAGGTCGTCGAGGCGCTCGAGGGCCTGGGCTGGACGGCGCGGACCGCGGAGGACGCGGTGAGCGACGTGCTCACGGCGCGCGGTCACGCGGCGGACGAGCCGCTCGCCGAGGGCGACGTGCCCGACGTCCTGCGCGCCTCGCTGCGCATGCTCGGGGGTCGTCGTGGCTGA
- a CDS encoding YebC/PmpR family DNA-binding transcriptional regulator: MSGHSKWATTKHKKAAIDAKRGKLFAKLIKNIEVAARTGGGDPGGNPTLFDAIQKAKKTSVPNDNIERAVKRGSGAEAGGADYQTIMYEGYAPGGIAVLVECLTDNKNRAAAEVRVAFSRNGGQMADPGSVSYLFSRKGVVVVPKQGTDEDAVMEATLDAGAEEVNDEGDFFEILSEATDLVAVRTALQDAGIEYDSADTVFHPSLEIEVDVDRARAVLRLIDALEDSDDVQNVYSNFDASDEVLAALDED; the protein is encoded by the coding sequence ATGTCCGGTCACTCCAAGTGGGCCACCACGAAGCACAAGAAGGCGGCGATCGACGCCAAGCGCGGCAAGCTGTTCGCCAAGCTCATCAAGAACATCGAGGTGGCTGCCCGTACGGGCGGCGGTGACCCCGGGGGAAACCCCACGCTCTTCGACGCGATCCAGAAGGCCAAGAAGACCTCGGTCCCCAACGACAACATCGAGCGTGCCGTCAAGCGCGGCTCGGGTGCCGAGGCCGGTGGCGCGGACTACCAGACGATCATGTACGAGGGCTATGCGCCCGGCGGCATCGCCGTCCTCGTCGAGTGCCTCACGGACAACAAGAACCGTGCGGCAGCCGAGGTCCGCGTCGCGTTCTCGCGCAACGGCGGCCAGATGGCCGACCCGGGCTCGGTCTCGTACCTCTTCTCCCGCAAGGGTGTTGTCGTCGTCCCCAAGCAGGGCACGGACGAGGACGCCGTCATGGAGGCGACGCTCGACGCGGGCGCCGAGGAGGTCAACGACGAGGGCGACTTCTTCGAGATCCTCTCCGAGGCGACAGACCTCGTCGCGGTGCGCACGGCGCTCCAGGACGCAGGCATCGAGTACGACTCGGCCGACACGGTCTTCCACCCGTCGTTGGAGATCGAGGTCGACGTCGACCGTGCCCGCGCGGTGCTGCGACTCATCGACGCGCTCGAGGACTCGGACGACGTCCAGAACGTCTACTCGAACTTCGACGCCTCGGACGAGGTGCTCGCGGCGCTCGACGAGGACTGA
- the ruvB gene encoding Holliday junction branch migration DNA helicase RuvB, translating into MAEAPAERLLDGGADEIERAAEAALRPRRLEEFVGQKTVRDQLSLVLHAALGRGGTPDHVLLSGPPGLGKTTLAMIIAAELGTSLRVTSGPAITHAGDLAAVLSSLEEGEVLFIDEIHRLARPAEELLYMAMEDFRVDVVVGKGPGASAIPLALPPFVAVGATTRAGLLPAPLRDRFGFTGHLDFYDASELEQVLVRSAGLLGTVLEHDAAAEIAGRSRGTPRIANRLLRRVRDWAQVRGDGRLDLRAARAALEVYEVDVLGLDRLDRAVLSALCTRFGGGPVGLSTLAVAVGEEPETVETVAEPFLVREGLMSRTPRGRVATPAAWAHLGLDAPA; encoded by the coding sequence GTGGCTGAGGCGCCCGCGGAGCGGCTCCTCGACGGTGGTGCCGACGAGATCGAGCGTGCGGCGGAGGCCGCGCTGCGACCCCGCAGGCTCGAGGAGTTCGTCGGGCAGAAGACCGTGCGCGACCAGCTCTCCCTCGTCCTCCACGCCGCGCTCGGGCGTGGAGGCACCCCCGACCACGTGCTGCTCTCGGGGCCGCCCGGCCTCGGCAAGACGACGCTCGCGATGATCATCGCTGCGGAGCTCGGGACGTCGTTGCGCGTGACGTCGGGCCCCGCGATCACGCATGCGGGCGACCTTGCGGCGGTCCTTTCCTCGCTCGAGGAGGGCGAGGTCCTCTTCATCGACGAGATCCACCGGCTCGCGAGGCCGGCCGAGGAGCTCCTCTACATGGCGATGGAGGACTTCCGCGTCGACGTCGTCGTCGGGAAGGGGCCGGGCGCGAGCGCGATCCCGCTCGCGCTGCCGCCCTTCGTCGCGGTGGGAGCGACGACGCGCGCAGGGCTGCTGCCGGCCCCGCTGCGCGACCGCTTCGGCTTCACAGGTCACCTCGACTTCTACGACGCTTCCGAGCTCGAGCAGGTGCTCGTGCGGAGCGCGGGCCTCCTCGGGACGGTCCTCGAGCACGACGCCGCCGCCGAGATCGCCGGTCGCTCGCGCGGCACGCCTCGCATCGCGAACCGTCTGCTGCGTCGCGTGCGGGACTGGGCGCAGGTGCGTGGCGACGGCCGGCTCGACCTGCGCGCCGCGCGTGCGGCGCTCGAGGTGTACGAGGTCGACGTTCTCGGCCTCGACCGCCTCGACCGCGCGGTGCTCTCGGCGCTGTGCACGCGGTTCGGTGGCGGACCTGTCGGGCTCTCGACGCTCGCGGTCGCGGTCGGTGAGGAGCCCGAGACCGTCGAGACGGTCGCCGAACCGTTCCTCGTGCGCGAGGGGCTCATGAGCCGGACACCGCGTGGTCGGGTCGCGACTCCCGCGGCGTGGGCACATCTCGGGCTCGACGCACCGGCGTGA
- the secD gene encoding protein translocase subunit SecD, translating into MASSTKKTRPLRTLISLAILIALAAGGLAAGVKWGDADWTPNLALDLEGGTQIILTPVATDGSTITEEDIRQAINVIRQRVDASGVAEAEISSQGGQNIVVALPGKPDQATLDLVRRSAQMNFRPVLVQDYGFAAEPTPTPSATATDKATDQATDKATDKASDEPTTTETSGGTGGKTKATATSTDKATDKATDGATDKATDKATDEPTATPTTAPTADPSNPSDLAQITPAIQKQFDDLVCDQSKLTGGDSGDPKAPLVTCSDDGIFKYILGPVEIPGTQIKNAQSGLKVVGNATTNEPVVNIEFTAEGKDAFYETTKRLAGLYALQGTGNVAPNLFAMVLDGLVISAPSVENAIPDGRAEISGSFTRASAATLANQLNFGSLPLDFKVQSEMEISATLGSEQLQKGLLAGLIGLILVVVYSLLQYRVLGFVTVASLIMATIITYLTITYLSWLQGYRLSLAGVTGLIVAIGITADSFIVYFERIRDELRDGRALVGSVEKGWDRARRTILASDAVNLLAAIVLFFLAVGGVRGFAYTLGLTTVIDVIVVFFFTHPLMELLAKTRFFGGGHPASGLDPRQLGGRAAVYQGRGRVRAPKATAGTKVSAEAALGGLAGATATEVEDRPLTIAERRALAQSEAEEATTAVVADDAAIEATQDDATQAATTEVAGSDEEKH; encoded by the coding sequence GTGGCGAGCAGTACGAAGAAGACGCGTCCGCTGCGGACGCTCATCAGCCTCGCGATCCTCATCGCACTCGCTGCCGGCGGTCTTGCCGCAGGCGTGAAGTGGGGAGACGCGGACTGGACCCCGAACCTGGCGCTCGACCTCGAGGGCGGGACGCAGATCATCCTCACCCCGGTCGCGACCGACGGCTCGACGATCACCGAGGAGGACATCCGCCAGGCGATCAACGTCATCCGCCAGCGTGTCGACGCCTCGGGTGTCGCTGAGGCCGAGATCTCGAGCCAGGGTGGCCAGAACATCGTCGTCGCGCTCCCGGGCAAGCCCGACCAGGCGACGCTCGACCTGGTGCGTCGTTCGGCCCAGATGAACTTCCGTCCCGTGCTCGTCCAGGACTACGGCTTCGCTGCCGAGCCGACGCCGACCCCGTCGGCCACCGCGACCGACAAGGCCACGGACCAGGCAACGGACAAGGCCACCGACAAGGCTTCTGACGAGCCCACGACGACCGAGACCTCGGGCGGCACCGGCGGCAAGACGAAGGCCACCGCGACGTCGACCGACAAGGCGACGGACAAGGCCACGGACGGAGCGACCGACAAGGCCACCGACAAGGCCACGGACGAGCCCACCGCGACGCCGACGACGGCCCCGACGGCTGACCCGTCGAACCCTTCCGACCTCGCGCAGATCACGCCCGCGATCCAGAAGCAGTTCGACGACCTCGTGTGCGACCAGTCGAAGCTCACGGGTGGTGACTCCGGCGACCCGAAGGCGCCGCTCGTCACGTGCTCCGACGACGGCATCTTCAAGTACATCCTCGGCCCGGTCGAGATCCCCGGCACGCAGATCAAGAACGCGCAGTCCGGCCTCAAGGTCGTCGGCAACGCGACGACCAACGAGCCGGTCGTCAACATCGAGTTCACCGCTGAGGGCAAGGACGCCTTCTACGAGACGACCAAGCGTCTCGCTGGCCTCTACGCCCTGCAGGGCACGGGCAACGTCGCCCCCAACCTCTTCGCGATGGTGCTCGACGGCCTCGTCATCTCCGCCCCGTCGGTGGAGAATGCGATCCCGGACGGCCGCGCAGAGATCTCGGGCTCGTTCACGCGTGCGAGCGCGGCGACTCTCGCGAACCAGCTGAACTTCGGTTCGTTGCCGCTCGACTTCAAGGTGCAGAGCGAGATGGAGATCTCGGCGACCCTCGGGTCCGAGCAGCTCCAGAAGGGTCTGCTCGCAGGCCTCATCGGCCTCATCCTCGTCGTCGTCTACTCGCTGCTGCAGTACAGGGTGCTCGGCTTCGTCACCGTTGCGTCGCTCATCATGGCGACGATCATCACGTACCTCACGATCACCTACCTCTCGTGGCTGCAGGGCTATCGCTTGTCGCTCGCGGGTGTGACGGGCCTCATCGTGGCGATCGGTATCACAGCTGACTCGTTCATCGTCTACTTCGAGCGCATCCGTGACGAGCTACGTGACGGACGCGCCCTCGTGGGCTCGGTCGAGAAGGGCTGGGATCGTGCCCGCCGCACGATCCTCGCGTCCGACGCGGTCAACCTGCTCGCTGCGATCGTGCTGTTCTTCCTCGCGGTCGGCGGCGTGCGCGGCTTCGCGTACACGCTCGGTCTCACGACAGTCATCGACGTCATCGTGGTCTTCTTCTTCACCCACCCGCTCATGGAGCTGCTCGCGAAGACCCGCTTCTTCGGCGGTGGCCACCCTGCGTCGGGTCTCGACCCGCGTCAGCTCGGCGGACGTGCTGCGGTCTACCAGGGGCGGGGCCGCGTGCGGGCGCCGAAGGCGACCGCAGGCACGAAGGTCTCGGCCGAGGCCGCGCTCGGCGGCCTCGCGGGCGCCACGGCGACCGAGGTCGAGGACCGCCCGCTGACGATCGCCGAGCGCCGTGCGCTTGCGCAGAGCGAGGCGGAGGAGGCGACGACCGCGGTCGTGGCCGACGACGCCGCGATCGAGGCGACCCAGGACGATGCAACGCAGGCCGCGACCACCGAGGTCGCCGGCTCGGACGAGGAGAAGCACTGA
- the yajC gene encoding preprotein translocase subunit YajC: MTDVTNLAAGAAGGGGDIFLYVVLGALVLMMFFGSRRAKKQQREATAFRDSLEIGTEVMTGSGFFGTIVEVEGDRITLASVDGARTTWIRQAVAKVVEPVVEDDDALTSDDELDGTDGTDTPGSSQDGRPTND; the protein is encoded by the coding sequence ATGACCGACGTCACGAACCTCGCAGCCGGCGCAGCCGGTGGCGGCGGCGACATCTTCCTCTACGTCGTCCTCGGCGCCCTCGTCCTCATGATGTTCTTCGGCTCACGTCGGGCCAAGAAGCAGCAGCGTGAGGCGACGGCCTTCCGCGACAGCCTTGAGATCGGCACCGAGGTCATGACCGGCTCCGGCTTCTTCGGGACGATCGTCGAGGTCGAGGGTGACCGCATCACGCTCGCGTCGGTCGACGGCGCACGGACGACGTGGATCCGCCAGGCGGTGGCCAAGGTCGTCGAGCCGGTCGTCGAGGACGACGATGCCCTGACGTCCGACGACGAGCTCGACGGCACCGACGGGACGGACACGCCCGGGTCGTCGCAGGACGGGCGACCGACGAACGACTAG
- the ruvC gene encoding crossover junction endodeoxyribonuclease RuvC, whose translation MRVLGVDPGLTRCGVGVVDSLPGRRARLVAVGVIESPPSLSLDLRLRTIADGLDAWLDEHVPDVLAVERVFAQHNVSTVMGTAQAAGLAMVAAARRGVPVAMHTPSEVKAAVTGNGRADKAQVQSMIAKILGLAEAPQPADAADALALAVCHLWRPSGALQGGDHHELTPAQRAWAAAEDAARRGGGRR comes from the coding sequence GTGAGGGTGCTGGGTGTGGACCCTGGGCTCACGCGCTGCGGCGTGGGCGTCGTCGACTCGTTGCCGGGCCGCCGGGCGAGGCTCGTCGCTGTCGGTGTCATCGAGTCGCCGCCGTCGCTGAGCCTCGACCTGCGGCTCCGCACGATCGCCGACGGGCTCGACGCATGGCTCGACGAGCACGTCCCCGACGTCCTCGCGGTCGAGCGCGTCTTCGCGCAGCACAACGTCTCGACGGTCATGGGTACCGCGCAGGCTGCGGGGCTCGCGATGGTCGCCGCGGCGCGTCGTGGCGTCCCTGTCGCGATGCACACGCCGTCGGAGGTCAAGGCCGCCGTGACGGGCAACGGACGGGCGGACAAGGCGCAGGTCCAGTCGATGATCGCGAAGATCCTCGGGCTCGCCGAGGCGCCGCAGCCTGCGGACGCGGCGGACGCGCTGGCACTCGCGGTCTGCCACCTGTGGCGCCCCTCGGGTGCGCTGCAGGGCGGTGACCATCACGAGCTGACGCCCGCCCAACGGGCATGGGCGGCCGCGGAGGACGCGGCGCGCCGCGGCGGGGGACGTCGGTAG
- a CDS encoding tryptophanase, giving the protein MKYIPEPFKIKMVEPIRMTTPEYRRERMAEAGWNSFGLRAEDVYIDLLTDSGTGAMSDQQWAGIMLGDEAYSGSKSYYHLMKATDEIFGYDWVQPVHQGRAAEKVLFPSIVTPGQIVVSNTFFDTTRGHVGLAGGLPVDLVCAEGRDPAIPADFKGNMDVPALEALIAEKGADQIAAIVMTITNNSVGGQPVSVANMREVAAVAHHHGILLVIDAARFAENAWFVKQREPEFKDATIREITRATFDCGDVFTMSAKKDAIVSMGGLVAVRDNPELVAKLKGAVVPFEGFLTYGGLAGRDIEALAIGLEEGLDEDFLAYRIGQNQYLGERLRAAGVPFQDPVGGHGVFVDAGAVLPHVPWHRFPGHALAVELYLEAGIRACDIGSYLLDPHPVTGEPQQAIAEFTRLAMPRRVYTQSHLDVIADAIIAIRDRAETVPGYEIIEAPKVLRHFTARLRPVRD; this is encoded by the coding sequence TTGAAGTACATCCCCGAGCCGTTCAAGATCAAGATGGTCGAACCCATCCGCATGACCACGCCCGAGTACCGGCGCGAGCGCATGGCCGAGGCCGGCTGGAACAGCTTCGGCCTCCGCGCCGAGGACGTCTACATCGACCTCCTCACCGACTCCGGCACGGGCGCGATGAGCGACCAGCAGTGGGCCGGCATCATGCTCGGCGACGAGGCCTACTCCGGGTCGAAGAGCTACTACCACCTCATGAAGGCGACCGACGAGATCTTCGGGTACGACTGGGTCCAGCCCGTCCACCAGGGCCGAGCCGCCGAGAAGGTCCTCTTCCCCTCGATCGTCACCCCCGGACAGATCGTCGTCTCCAACACGTTCTTCGACACCACCCGCGGCCACGTCGGCCTCGCGGGCGGCCTTCCCGTCGACCTCGTCTGCGCCGAGGGCCGCGACCCCGCGATCCCCGCCGACTTCAAGGGCAACATGGACGTGCCCGCCCTCGAGGCCCTCATCGCCGAGAAGGGCGCCGACCAGATCGCCGCGATCGTCATGACGATCACGAACAACTCCGTCGGCGGCCAGCCCGTCTCCGTCGCCAACATGCGCGAGGTGGCCGCCGTCGCGCACCACCACGGGATCCTCCTCGTCATCGACGCGGCGCGCTTCGCCGAGAACGCCTGGTTCGTCAAGCAGCGCGAGCCCGAGTTCAAGGACGCGACGATCCGCGAGATCACCCGCGCCACCTTCGACTGCGGCGACGTCTTCACGATGTCGGCGAAGAAGGACGCGATCGTCTCCATGGGCGGTCTCGTCGCCGTCCGCGACAACCCCGAGCTCGTCGCCAAGCTCAAGGGCGCCGTCGTGCCCTTCGAGGGCTTCCTCACCTACGGCGGCCTCGCGGGCCGCGACATCGAGGCCCTCGCGATCGGGCTCGAGGAGGGCCTCGACGAGGACTTCCTCGCCTACCGCATCGGACAGAACCAGTACCTCGGCGAGCGCCTGCGCGCAGCCGGCGTCCCGTTCCAGGACCCGGTCGGCGGCCACGGCGTCTTCGTCGACGCGGGCGCCGTGCTCCCCCACGTGCCCTGGCACCGCTTCCCGGGACACGCCCTCGCCGTCGAGCTCTACCTCGAGGCCGGCATCCGCGCCTGCGACATCGGCTCCTACCTTCTCGACCCGCACCCCGTCACAGGCGAGCCGCAGCAGGCGATCGCCGAGTTCACGCGACTCGCCATGCCCCGTCGCGTCTACACGCAGTCGCACCTCGACGTCATCGCCGACGCCATCATCGCCATCCGCGACCGCGCGGAGACGGTGCCCGGCTACGAGATCATCGAGGCCCCCAAGGTCCTGCGGCACTTCACCGCCCGCCTGCGCCCCGTGCGCGACTGA
- a CDS encoding transcriptional regulator gives MIVGPQAPVETNGVVATLAQLAEPLAAIIPGDCEVVIHDLGRLPDSIVAIAGGLTGRTVGSPATDMLLRAVARGEARTTLGYTSRTDDGRELRSSTIVVSGADGRAVAALCINADVSAWRAVASLVETMLPAASHESGGTSSAEEYPRDVDSLAHGLLSRALADVEVPVELMQKRHKLTVVQDLRDRGFFQLKESVETAAKALAVSRFTIYNYLNELGPEESAGM, from the coding sequence ATGATCGTGGGACCCCAGGCACCAGTGGAGACGAACGGCGTCGTCGCGACGCTCGCCCAGCTCGCGGAGCCGCTCGCGGCGATCATCCCCGGCGACTGCGAGGTCGTCATCCACGACCTCGGACGCCTTCCCGACTCGATCGTCGCGATCGCCGGTGGCCTCACGGGGCGCACCGTCGGCAGCCCCGCGACCGACATGCTCCTGCGCGCCGTGGCACGCGGCGAGGCGCGAACGACGCTCGGCTACACGAGCCGCACGGACGACGGGCGCGAGCTGCGTTCGTCGACGATCGTCGTGTCGGGAGCGGACGGCCGCGCGGTCGCCGCCCTGTGCATCAATGCCGACGTCTCGGCGTGGCGCGCCGTCGCGAGCCTCGTCGAGACGATGCTGCCCGCTGCCAGCCACGAGAGCGGCGGCACCAGCTCCGCGGAGGAGTACCCGCGGGACGTCGACTCGCTCGCCCACGGCCTGCTCTCCCGCGCGCTCGCCGACGTCGAGGTGCCCGTCGAGCTCATGCAGAAGCGGCACAAGCTCACTGTCGTCCAGGACCTGCGCGACCGTGGTTTCTTCCAGCTCAAGGAGAGCGTCGAGACCGCGGCGAAGGCTCTCGCGGTGAGCCGGTTCACCATCTACAACTACCTCAACGAGCTCGGGCCCGAGGAGTCCGCGGGCATGTGA
- the pdxT gene encoding pyridoxal 5'-phosphate synthase glutaminase subunit PdxT, translating to MNPTIGVLALQGDVPEHVKALEAAGARAVRVRRAAELEQVDGLVLPGGESTTMSRLLDVFEMREPLLARLRDGMPAYGSCAGMILLADRVLDGTADQRSLGGIDMTVRRNAFGRQADSFQTTLDLRGVEGGPVPATFIRAPWVEEVGARVEVLATVGDGPATGRIVAVAQGPLMATSFHPEITGDARVHAMFARLVSKER from the coding sequence GTGAACCCGACGATCGGTGTCCTGGCGCTCCAGGGCGACGTCCCTGAGCACGTGAAGGCCCTCGAGGCCGCAGGTGCGCGCGCTGTGCGCGTCCGCCGTGCTGCCGAGCTCGAGCAGGTCGACGGGCTCGTCCTGCCGGGCGGGGAGTCGACGACGATGAGCAGGCTCCTCGACGTGTTCGAGATGCGCGAGCCGCTGCTCGCGCGTCTGCGCGACGGCATGCCGGCCTACGGCTCGTGCGCGGGGATGATCCTGCTCGCGGACCGGGTGCTCGACGGCACGGCCGACCAGCGCTCGCTCGGCGGCATCGACATGACGGTGCGGCGCAACGCCTTCGGACGGCAGGCCGACTCGTTCCAGACGACGCTCGACCTCCGAGGTGTCGAGGGCGGCCCCGTGCCGGCGACGTTCATCCGGGCGCCCTGGGTCGAGGAGGTCGGCGCGCGCGTCGAGGTGCTCGCGACCGTGGGGGACGGCCCGGCCACCGGTAGGATCGTGGCAGTCGCGCAGGGCCCTCTCATGGCGACGTCGTTCCACCCGGAGATCACGGGCGACGCCAGGGTTCACGCAATGTTCGCAAGACTCGTCTCGAAGGAGCGGTAA